The nucleotide window CCGTGCAAAGGTGCAGGTGAACGCACACGCAGAGCAGGCACACGAAGCGCCCACCCCATACCGCCAGGCAAACGCTATCGAAGACAGCCGCGGGACCGACTCAATCCGTCCCCTCCGGCGCATACTTATCCGCCTGCACCTTCCCGGTCACCCCATGCGTGCTCACCTCCGGCGTGATCGGCAGCATCTCGGCATCCCATTGCTCCCACTGCTCCTTCAGGTCGGCCAGTTTGTCCGGGTGCTTGCCGGCCAGGTTGGCGCGTTCGCGCGGGTCGTTCGACAGGTCGAACAGGAATTCATTGCCGTTCAACTTCAGGTACTTCCAGTCCCCCGCCCGCACGGCGCGCTGGGCGTTGGCCTTATAGCGCCAGAACAGCGTGCGCTCGGCCGGCTTTTCCTCGCCCAGTAGCACCGGCAGCAGGTTCGTGCCGTCGGGCGGATGTGACGCGGCCGGTTCGGTGCCGGCGGCTGCCAGCAGGGTCGGAAGCCAGTCCATGCTGATCGCCACTTGGTCGCTGACCTGCCCTGCCCGGATCTTGTCGGGCCAGCGCACGATGCCGGGCACGCGGATGCCGCCTTCCAGCAGTTCGGTCTTCTGGCCGGAGAACGGCCAGGTTTTCGAGAAGCGCTCGCCGCCGTTATCGCTGGTGAAGATCACGATCGTGTTGTCGGCCAGGCCCTTGCGCTCCAGCGTCTTCAGCACGCGGCCGATCGAGGCATCCAGTGCCACCACCATCTTCGCGTAGGTGGCCAGGTCGCCGCCGTCGTAGTGGAAGATGTTCGTGATCTGCTGCGATACTTCCTCGTCCTTCGGGCCTTCCCACGGCCAGTGCGGCGCGGTGTAGTGCAGCGACAGGAAGAACGGCTTGTCGGACGAATGCTTCTTGATGTACGCGGAGGCGCGGTCGCCCAGCAGGTCGGTGTAGTAGCCCACTTCGGAAACGGGCGTCTCGCCTTCGTACAGGTCTTCCTTCACGTTCGGGCCCACGCCTGGCTTGTGCGTGAAGTAGTCGATCGCGCCGCCGTAGTTGCCGTAGAAGGTCTCGTAGCCGCTCTTCAAGGGGCCGAAGTTCGGCAGCGAACCCAGGTGCCACTTGCCGAACAGCGCGGTGCGGTAGCCGGCGGCCTTCAGCAGCGATGGCAAGGTTGGGTGGTTCGGCGGCAGGCCGATCGTGTCCGAGGCGCCGGCAAGCGGTTCTTCCAGGCCGCCGCGCAGCCGGTACTGGTAGCGGCCCGTGATCAGGCCGAAGCGCG belongs to Pseudoduganella albidiflava and includes:
- a CDS encoding sulfatase family protein, with translation MALGQAARGGPGGKPNAKPNIIFILADDLGWADLSVYGNTEFRTPNLDKLAAQGLRLTQHYSNSAVCSATRFGLITGRYQYRLRGGLEEPLAGASDTIGLPPNHPTLPSLLKAAGYRTALFGKWHLGSLPNFGPLKSGYETFYGNYGGAIDYFTHKPGVGPNVKEDLYEGETPVSEVGYYTDLLGDRASAYIKKHSSDKPFFLSLHYTAPHWPWEGPKDEEVSQQITNIFHYDGGDLATYAKMVVALDASIGRVLKTLERKGLADNTIVIFTSDNGGERFSKTWPFSGQKTELLEGGIRVPGIVRWPDKIRAGQVSDQVAISMDWLPTLLAAAGTEPAASHPPDGTNLLPVLLGEEKPAERTLFWRYKANAQRAVRAGDWKYLKLNGNEFLFDLSNDPRERANLAGKHPDKLADLKEQWEQWDAEMLPITPEVSTHGVTGKVQADKYAPEGTD